A segment of the Methanomassiliicoccaceae archaeon DOK genome:
CGCGGATCGAGGAGATCATCTCCTCGCTGGCGTAGATCACAGCGTTGGTCCTCATACCCGCGGACTCGTCCATGGGGATCTCCCATCTGTTGTCGTCGATCCTGTTGAGCTTTCCCTGCCATGTCATCTGTGCGACCTCTTCCCCGTGTGATGACGGTGACTTTTTAATAATATCCTTTCCGCGGGGGAGTTTCCCCGACCCGTCCCGGTCAGATCCCGGGGACGGGGATGGTGTGCCTCCTCAGAGATTCGGAATCGCCGCAGGCCCATGCCACGAGCTCTGCGATGTGCATCGACGGCTTCCCACCAGGAATCGAGTCGTACTGCTTCTGGCACATGGGGCATCCCACAACGATGACGTCTGCGTCCTTCGCGGCCTCCTGCCTCTCCGCCATCAGGGGTGCGCCCACGTTCCTGTTCCCCTTGCCGCAGCATCCCGGTTCGTTCCCCACGGGGATGCATCCCATGGCGCGGACGACGTCCAGCATGTCCTCCGACAGGCCGATCGCGGCGCAGCCGGGCTCCACCGAGACCCTCAGGGGTACGGGCACCTTGGGCAGGGCCGACAGTCTCCGGTGGAGGAACGCGATCAGATGCTCGGATTCGACGCCCACCATCCCGAAGGCCTCGTCGCATCCTCCGCAGAGCGTCACAAGCTCCCTTCCGCCGGCGGTCTCGCCCATCCCTATGAGGTATCCCTTCCTCTCCTCGTCGTCCATGGTCCCGAACTGTATCGGGTACATGCAGCACTTGAAGTCCGGGAGCTCGGAGGCTCTGACCCCCATGCCCTCCATGGCCGCCGATGCGGCGTACTCCACGTAGGGGACCTCGCACTTCGCGACGCATCCGGGCATAACGTAGACGTCGTCACCCGTCCACACGGGCTCCAGATCCGTCCCCGGGGCCCCCTCGGTAACATATCTGGACAGTCCCGTGTCCAGGAACGCCTGGCTGACCGGGACGTTCAGGAGCAGGCTGTAAGCCGCGAGCATCACGAGCTTGGGCTCGCACCCCTGCTCGCAGGCCCTGGAGCAGAAACCGCATCCGACGCAACCGAAGACCTTCTTCAGGTCCCCCTCCATGACGGCCTGCGGGTCGCATCCACCGTGGCGGTGGGACGGGCAGGCTTCGGTGCAGGCGCCGCATCCGACGCAGAGCGAGCGGAAACGGTCCAGGTTGTCGCGGATGAGAGTCATGCGTTCCGTGACGGGGGTCCCGCCGTTTTAATTGTGCGGAAGTCCGAGACGGTCCCCGACATAAGATCCTCGGAAGATCGCATCGTGTACGCCACCGGGCTGCATGCGACCGTGTGTCGATGCAGTCAACAGGGACATCATCAGCAACCGGGGCGAAGGTAACCGAGGGTTCGAAAAGTGAGGGCCGGGACCGAGATTTGAACCCGAGTCAAGGGATCCACAGTCCCCTAGGATAACCAAGCTACCCTATCCCGGCCATGAAGCAGAACCGCTTATCAGCTTCCCTTAGATAAAGGTTCGCTTCGTCCCAGCACTCCCTCCGGCCGCGCACATACGGGCATCGGGTCCCGGGCGCCGTACGGTGCCGTGCATCGGGGTCTGGTTTCCCCAGGCGCACGGGCCGACGGCGGCCCGTCTCCCGGTCCCCGCGCGCGCCAAATATAAGAAGGCGGAGGCATACACGGGAGAACATCAGGCCCGGGACGCATCCGCGACCGCGGGCCGTACACGAGATGATTACAATGAAGGCACTCTATGCTGACGGATCGGTGCGCGAGACGGATGACGAGCTCCCTGTCATCAGGCACACCGCCTCCCACGTTATGGCGCAGGCGGTCCAGAGGCTCTGGCCCGGCACCAAGCTGGCCATCGGCCCCGCCATCGACGACGGCTTCTACTACGACTTCGACAAGGAGGGAGGGTTCACCCCCGAGGACCTCGAGAAGATCGAGGCCGAGATGAAGAAGATCATCAAGGAGAACCTGAAGCTGGAGACCTACACCCTTCCCAGGGCCGATGCCATCGAGTACCTCAGGTCCAAAGGCGAGGACTACAAGGTCCAGCTCGTGGAGGACCTCCCCGAGGACGCTCCTATCAGCTTCTACAAGCAGGGCGAGTTCGTGGACCTCTGCGCGGGACCCCACGCCATGTACACCAAGGCCGTGAAGGCGTTCAAGCTCCTCTCCCTCGCAGGAGCCTACTGGAGGGGGGACGAGCACAACAAGATGCTCTCCAGGATATACGGCACCGCGTTCGAGAGCAAGGAGAAGCTCGAGGCCTATCTCAACATGCTGGAGGAGGCCAAGAAGAGGGACCACCGCAAGCTCGGAAAGGAGCTCGGACTCTTCGCCATCATGGAGGAGGGCCCCGGATTCCCGTTCTTCCTGCCCAAGGGGATGGTCCTGAAGAACACCCTGATCGAATACTGGAGGGAGCTCCACACCAGGGAGAACTACTACGAGATCTCCACCCCCATGATCCTCAACCAGGCCCTCTGGCTCCGTTCCGGGCACTGGGACCACTACAAGGACAACATGTACACCACCACCATCGACGACGAGATCTACTGCGTCAAGCCGATGAACTGCCCCGGAGGCATGCTGGTGTACAAGAC
Coding sequences within it:
- a CDS encoding (Fe-S)-binding protein, producing MTLIRDNLDRFRSLCVGCGACTEACPSHRHGGCDPQAVMEGDLKKVFGCVGCGFCSRACEQGCEPKLVMLAAYSLLLNVPVSQAFLDTGLSRYVTEGAPGTDLEPVWTGDDVYVMPGCVAKCEVPYVEYAASAAMEGMGVRASELPDFKCCMYPIQFGTMDDEERKGYLIGMGETAGGRELVTLCGGCDEAFGMVGVESEHLIAFLHRRLSALPKVPVPLRVSVEPGCAAIGLSEDMLDVVRAMGCIPVGNEPGCCGKGNRNVGAPLMAERQEAAKDADVIVVGCPMCQKQYDSIPGGKPSMHIAELVAWACGDSESLRRHTIPVPGI